CGGGATCACGGAAGGGATAGTGAATGGCATTCACGAGCGGTGGCGGCACTCCGAGGTCGTCAAGATCGTCTGCGAGGATCTATGTAGGAAGAACATGAAGAGGACTCATGATTTATTGGAGGTTAGATCCAGTTTTTTTAATGGAATTGTTCTGGTTCTGAATTTTAATTGCGTGTATGTGGCTTTAAGCGGATTCGGACACTTTATGTATGTTCTAAGTGCTTGTTTGGACAATTTGGAGTATCTCATAATTATTATGTATATAGCAGTGAAATGGTCCATAAATAATAGTGATATGGTTtgggttaaaatattttattgggttctgggaaatgagagataaaTGGATTAACACTacttttgggaaaggagagagatggtttgatattatttttgttttgaagtttgaaaaggttgtattgatttttgtgttttgttttgatgtttgtaaaagttgtaatgattaagtgaaaaagtttaaaatttgaaattgaaaaatattttatgtttgagtgatatttgagaagaaaattgtgagaagttttgaaaatttctcttctcatctaatctcatttacCACATGTATCTAAAATGATTGATATCGAGTGGTTACTTCTTGGATTACAATCTAAGCCAAAAAAGAATGTGACAATATCAATCGGAGTTcatatttgaaaaggaaaagaaatttgtaTACAGGATTATCTCAAGTATCTAACTTAAGTAATGTTTTGATTGCCTAGTTAAACATATCTTTCGTAATATTGGTTGGGGTTTtgtttttatcatcaaataaatttttagcATACATTTACTGAGTTTGACTCAGGATAATCATTTCATTTAGATTCATGATATTACATATTCTGTTATGAGGTTTATTTGGTAAAgccatctaaaattatttttgttgcaacattCTCAGAGGACAACTGGAGGTCTGGTTGTATGGAGGTCTGGAAGTAAGATAGTGTTGTATAGGGGTGCCAATTATAAGTATCCTTACTTTTTGTCTGATGAGATTTTGCCAAATGAGATTTCTACTGATGCTTTACTGGATCCGAACATGGATGATGGAGGAAGTGATAAAATGGAGAGCTGCTCACCGAGCATGGTTGGTGTAGAATCTTCTATAACAAGTCCAACCAAAACAATATCTCAACCGAAATTAATACAAGGTGTTGGTAGGCAAAATAGAGTAAGATTTCAACTGCCAGGTGAGGCACAGCTTGCGGAAGTAGCTGATCGCTTGTTAGAGGGGTTGGGCCCACGTTTTACTGATTGGTGGGGTTATGACCCTCTACCTGTTGATGCTGATCTTCTCCCTGCCGTTGTTCCTGGATACAGGAGACCTTTCCGCCTTCTTCCATATGGTGTGAAGCCTATATTAACCAATGATGAAATGACCACTTTAAAAAGACTTGGTCGACCAATGGCGTGCCATTTTGCACTAGGTGAGTTTGACTTCCTATACCACAATTGTTGTAATCTGGTCAACCAAAATTTACTTGCTTTCCACTTTTTAACAGGAAGAAATAGGAATCTTCAAGGATTAGCTGCTTCGATTGTCAAGCTCTGGGAAAAATGTGAGATCGCCAAGATTGCTGTTAAGAGAGGGGTACAGAATACTAATAGTGAGATGATGGCTGCAGAGCTGAAGGTTGGTAATAATGTGGCAATGTTTTAAACTTTATGCTCTCACCGCAATCATGTTAGGCACATTCTTGTAATGGTCAATGCGAGGTAATGCCCTGCACTTGGAGAGTGTAAGAAAAATGCTGGAAGATGCGTAATGTGAGTATATATTATCTGGTCACTCTTAAAGATATAATGTGTCAGATATTTTCTGatgtttctatatatatatcaaaatggaTGGAGCACTTCACATAAATCTATTAGATTTTCCTTGACAAATTCACTCCAATAGATATGCAGTTCATTTGCAAGATGTTTATGTTTACATAGCACTCTACTTGTCCCCCCAAGAAAACTGTTACAAGTTTTGTAATCCATCcttctgtaatttttttattctcttaatATAGATGTgataaaattttactctttctttCAGAATGCTGGTAAATAACAAGTTTCAAAACTTTATCAGTGCTTCAACAGTGATTTGTGGTTAGACAGTGGGCTGTAAGTGACTGAAAACCAATGAGCCTAAACCCTTGAATCATTTCAGTGCAAAGGGACATTTTGATGCTTAATTACGGAGCACTCTCTGACATTGACCCATCAATGGCCATCTTggattttcaatatatatagagaCTCAATATCTCATATACTAATCTGTAACACCCTCTGTTGATTTTAGTTTATGAATGTAGAAGGCTCTctatttttccaattttttgtactctaaaagattttaaattcttctcaAGGCTTGTGGCCCCAAATTCTTTTAAGAAacccaataaataaataattagaagGTGGTAATTTGAACCCCCTCTCCCTGATAAGTAATATTTGGTATGTTAATAGAATCAATTTGGTGGCTTTGAATCATCTTTCTTCACTGTCAAATGGAGTTTGCTTTTCGGCTTTTCCCTCCAGCAAATAAGAATAAGTATTAGCTGTATCATTGGCACCGTGACGGCATGCTTCTTATCTATTGACCCCTCTGTTTTCTTATTGTATTAAACAAGTTTACATACTTTTTATGCAGATATAATATTTGATCTGGTCTACTTATTTAAAAATCCTTTTTAAAACTCTATTTGTTTCATCTTTATCGGGATGAAAATCTTTAcagatctgttttttttttttttaaatgttgcagCGGCTGACTGGAGGAGTACTGCTTTCCCGGGATTCAGagttttttgtattatatagaGGAAAAGATTTCCTGCCACTTTCAGTTTGTTCTGCAATAGAAGAGCGGAGGAGGCATGGAATTCATGGGGAGAAAGAGAGGGCAAACTGTAGTACAACAGTGACAACTGCACCGGAGCTTAAACTCGGGAATGCAGAGGGTGGTTCTGAAAGTGAACTTGATGGGGCCAATTACAAGGAAAAGGGTGGAATCTCAGAACAGAGAATGTTACGGTCCACAGAGGCAGTTATCAAAAGAACTAGCATCAAGTTATCAATGGTATGGCTTGTTAAGGTGATACAGTTGGCTAATTTCTTGTCCACTTTTTCATGTTAttcactatattttttttttttcataaataggCATTAGAAAAGAAAGCAAAGGCAGAGAAACTTCTGGCAGAGCTTGAGGAGGCAGAGATCCCCCAAGCACCTGAAATAGATAAAGAAGGTATAACTGAAGAAGAAAGGAATATGCTAAGGAAGGTTGGCTTGAGAATGAAACCTTTCCTACTGATGGGTGAGTGCCATCTAGTGCATGTTCTTTCGCACTCAGAATAGTTAGTATgcaatttttatctttcttaaGACTAAACTGGAGGGCATATTAAAACTGATTGAAGTGTCATATAGAAGTGGGCCCTGATAAGCTTTATTCTCTTCCATGCTCAGGTAGACGAGGGATTTTTGATGGCACAGTTGAAAACATGCATCTTCACTGGAAGTACAGGGAACTTGTGAAGGTGATATCTAAAGAGAAAAGCATTGGAGCTGTTCACCAAGAAGCACGGACCTTAGAAGCAGAAAGCGGGGGAATATTAGTGGCAGTGGAAAGAGTGAATAAGGGTTATGCAATCATTGTGTACCGTGGGAAGAACTACAAAAGACCTGCTTCTCTAAGACCTCAGACGCTTCTTAATAAAAGAGAAGCAATGAAGCGTTCTCTAGAGGCACAGCGGCGAAAGGTAAAATTTGCTTGTCTACCTGTGTACACACGTGTAGAATTAGTTTCAATACTCACTCCCTTCCtgaacatttttttcaaaagcaaTTGAAAATTTAGAAGAAACACTTCCCACACTCATGGAAAAGAGATTCAGTTGATGACAAATTAATCCATTCCATTTACATTTAAGTTACAATGCAAAACCAATAAGAGAATtagaatttatttgtttggttgGAGTTTTGTTTAAAGATTCTGAAATTATTTAGACTTTTTTAATCTTAGGGGACAATGGGGAGACTCATcactaatttgttttattttctttgctaatATTCGACCAACCATGATATTCActctcatgtttttttttttctcctgctTCTGCATGCAGTCTCTAAAACTTCATGTTTTGAAGCTTAACAAAAACATAGATGACTTGAAACTTCAGTTGGTGAGTTATCATTCGTCCATATTTCCCATttatactttctttcttttttggtggATTTAATTTACTCTTTAGATTTCGAAGATTTACCCATTCatataaaggaaaataatgAGTTATTTTCTGGATTCAGGTTAAGGACAAGAAGGTAAACAATATACAGTCAGTTGACAAATTGAGAAATAAATTTGTGAGCCAtcttatatttttgtttaatctgTGCCCTTTTTACCCCAATAAAAGTTCTAAATTTGAGGTGAATTTCacatttttacttaaattaGGTGAAAGAGGATATGAGCCGTGTGCAGCCAACTGAATGCTCTAGATCACATGCAGAAGTTAAATATGAACATCTCTCTCACCCAGTAATTTCTGCATGCCATGAAGAGAATGCAGAGGTGGGGAATATATTGCTGAGATCTTGGATATTGAAGCTATTTACTAAAATAGTTCAAGCTATATTTCTCTATTTACATTTATTTAAAGGTTTATGCATGTATTGAATGTCTAAAATAACGTTTATGCATACCAGTGGTACTCAATTTCACAACAATGATCCAACATGACGTGCCAATTCACGGGCGTCTTTTTTAAGTGCATATGCATTTAAATGTCTCTTCTTCTGATCTtgtattagttttattattattttactgttGACATTTGTAACTTCATATGCTCTTCCAACTTGAcatctgaaatagttgtttggTTTAATTACTTAAGGCTAAAGACAAACATGGAGCTCATTCAGCTTCCATGAACTTTAATGAGGGTGTGAATGCTCCAATAAACAACATTCTACAATCCACTCAACAGGATGAAGTAATTGGCCTCTCAGCGATGTCCGAGGGGGATCCTGCTGGTAAAGTTGAAATAGGATCATCTGAATCAGTCAGTAAAGAAACTCATGCAAATGTGTTCATGGATAAGAATGGTGAAGTTGGAGCTGCTGTCTCTACATCTTTCCCCGATAACTTTATGGTAATATCAAGAATCCatttttctctatatttatatggattCTTGTTCCTCTTCCAATGAATGATGCAGTATGGTTTGTGTGGACTTCAGTCAGAAGGAAAGAGGCATTCTGCAGTAGTTGAGGATTCTGCTTACGATAACAAGGCGAAAGAGTTATCAGATAAGTCAGTGAAAACTGATTCCAAACCAGATCGACTAACgatggaaaatggatcaaagatgcCTCACAGagctttacagctttcaaataAAGAGAGGCTGCTTTTACGAAAGCAAGCCCTTAAGATGAAAAAACGTCCTGTACTGGCAGTAGGTAATATTACTCTCGTTTATGGATCTCAATTTTCCTCATTGCTGCAAATGTTGTTAGTCATTATTGCCATTGGCATTGCTTTTCTAACTTTATATGGGAGTTGAttgttcataattttttttatactcaaGATTATTTCCTTTTCCCATACATTGCTTGAATTTTACCTGAAAGCAATCATTTTTGGGTTGTTTATCTATCTTATGCATTTCCTAACAAttgatataataattaacaaccTATCAATTTGGGGTAATCTTTGCTGCTCCTACTTAGGGAGGAGTAACATTGTCACTGGTGTAGCAAAAACAATAATGGCGCACTTTAAGAAGCATCCTCTTGCTATAGTAAATGTCAAAGGTAGAGCAAAAGGCACTTCAGTCCAGGAAGTGGTTTTTCTGCTGGAGGTGTGTAAACCCAagatctttatcttcattttctttatagtTAGACTGAACAGATTGGCTGAGAGTtttcctccctccctctctccctctctccctcttcacAGCAAGCAACTGGTGCAGTTCTCGTCTCTCAGGAGCCTAGCAAAGTCATACTTTATAGAGGTTGGGGAGCAGGAGATAAACCTGGGCATATTGAAAAGAAGAATGCTAGGGTTGCTGGGGAAGAGGGTGCAACTCAGCTAACTGTCTCTCCTGAACTCTTGGCAGCAATCAGACTGGAATGTGGATTACAGAGTTACCACAAGGAAGAGATGGCTCTATAGCATCGAACCAATGCTTGAATCGGTGGGTATTGCTGCAACCATGTGGCCTCATGATTATCCGAAATAGTAAAAATTTCCCCCACTTCTTTGGTATTGGATAGTGTTCAAATGAAAGAGATCAGAACCATACCAAGTAATCTCATTTACAATAATCAGCAGGTTCCAACCATGGGAGACATGCACAGGCTTGCTATATGTCCAACCTGCCCACCCAAACCCCCGTTACACAATGCTGCTGGAAACTTGCTCCTGTCTGCTTGAGATGGCAATGACATCTTTGAAATAGTCGGCATTAGCTCTCTTGTATTTGTCTATTCTTCCTCTATATACACCAGGGATTTGTTTCATCAAACAGAGAAGGAATACACTAGTGAAGTCTCATGTTGATATTGCAATGTAAAACATGTGCGAGTGATGCTTATGTTTTTAGAACGTTGGCTATGAGGCGAAGTGGAAATCAACCGGACGTCTCTTGTCTTGATTTTACTTATTTGTTTTACGCTGAAAGATTAATGTTGCCGCATACGTGCCTACAGGTTGTCcagcaacaaaaagaaaaccttTAATTTCCACCACCCACCTCCCATGATCCCCTTTTAGcttttggtttttaaaatccATCCCCCTAGTCTGAGAGGGTCAATGCAAAAGTGACTTTTTATGTTTTACATGTATATGGTTCTTTCACTTTTCCAATTACATGTCTTTGATCCAACAGGCAGTATCGCATCAAGACAAATAGAAAAAGGTTAGAATGAGCTTGTTACTTTTAACTGCATGCGGCCGAGTCGAGTCTCTATCGATAATTTTCAATCTAAAAGTCCAGATTCCATGTCTGCTACCTCTCTATAGGTAGCTAGGTCGATGTTTGATATATCAccgtttcttcttttcttttcctttttttaaaaaaatataaatatttttgaaagtcAATCGTCCTTCCAAGCAATTGCTAGCATTATAATTCTATTCAATTATGtatttgtttaaaaaagttaatatacTTGAGAGAAAAATATACACATGCAGACTTTACACGTGTCTATCTCtctttgaattataaaaagatatttagaGTAGATAATTTTTAGACTCTTACACCCCTTTTAGTtatacaaatgagatgagatgagatgttttaaatagtaatgaataaaatattattataatacaattttttaatattaattttatattgagatttgaaaaaattagattgtttattatattttatatggagatttaaaaaaattgtaataatgagttgagatgagatgagatgagatttttggttttagttaaccaaacaaggcctaatCCTCACTCCTATATATTAGTAGCATCAATGTATTTTATTATCCAAGTCCAtttgagttaaattgaaatgttTTCCCATATGTTTAAATCCTTATTGACCTCTTAAGGCCGTTTAGATTGAgaaactatcttatctcattttattttatcattacaatttttttaaattctcatataaaatataataaataattcaactttttcaaatcttataacaataataatattaaaaataatattataacaatattttattcaattttcaattttcatataaaactatcTTATCCTATTTGATTATCCAGACAACCTTTTAATTTTCAGTCACCAGTTCTTTGTGGGAAAGCGAAGGTAGATGGATGGTAAGATGAATatgtttttcctattttttgttttccttgtgtttttaattaaagGGTTTCAGAATTGTagagaaaatttgtgaaaactataactattttttttttaaaagaaaaagttacccaatatttaataataataaaacctcGTCATGCCACATTTAAATAATCACTGGTCGATTGGCACAAATCAAAATTAACATTTGCTATTTTGGAGTCCAAGAACTTGAAGATAACGAAGtgagttaaaaaaatgtaaagcaAAAAGATATATACTTCTTAAATTGAAGACAATTATTTAGGCTCCAAGTGCTCGAGGGATCTCTTCAATATTTCACACGCGCGCTGATGTAGATTGTAGCTGGCTCCTCCCTCGCACTGTATGAGCTTAATAAAGTCTTGGGTTACATACTTTCATGATTATCATCACTCACacactccctctctctctatctctctctgccCACTCTGACAGACCGAGATCAGAAAGAGAGGGCACAAAATACCTTGAATCCCCCCCTGCCTTTCTTTCAAAGCCAGACCCAATAGTAATCATCATGTCTTCTCTGTACCTTCTCCATCGCCATCATTGTTCCCACACCATGCTTCCTTTTGCCCTcaaccaccccaccaacttcAGAGTATCATCATTTCCAGCAGCAAGctggaagagaaggaagaaaaggAAAGCGAGATCGGAAACATGAACACGTGTTTGCAAAAGAAGTAATGGAAGACACCCCTAGCTTTCTTTGTTGAGCTTTCTTTTTGGTTTCGAGTACTGAAGGGTCTGCTCCTTTTAAGGCTTTCTGGTCTTTACTTTTGGGGAATCAAGCGTCCTGGTCCGACGATTTGCTTGATCAAGCAAATTAACTTCTCGAGTTCTCACCTGTATGGCATCGGTTTCTCCCTTTTCCTTAGGTGAACTTCATAGATCTTGTAAGACAATTAGGGTTTATGTTTTTTTGGTCTGCTTTTAGGTTTTTGAAGATAGACTACCAAGGAGGTTATGATAAAGGGTTATCTTATTGTTTGCTTTCTCTCCCTCGGTCTGGTTGTAGGTTTTTGAAGATAGACTACCAAGGAACTAATGATAAAGGGTCTTAttgtttgctctctctctctctctctctgttgtcATGATCGAGCCGTGTCGTTAATTTCCTTGTGTTTGTTATGTCGATACTGTTCAAAGGTAACATAATACTTGGAGATAATAAATTTCTGGATTTGGCTTATGATAATCGAAATGAAACATATGATCTTACCTTGAAGAACTTGATTATCGTCTAAGTTAAGTTGTGAAAGGAACTCTAGTCTATATTTGCCTACTGATTTTAGCTTGGTTTATCTCAAGCAGATCTACGAGATGCATGTTATAATAGCCGGATCGAACTTGTTTTGCTTTATACTTTTTTCCCCTTATGGATATCCGAAGAACGTCTCCTAGCTAGCTTTTACCACGTACTTTATGGAATTATCGTCGGATTTAGAATGATAAAAGCTGCTTGCTGTGCCATGCAAACTGCTCATCGTGATGATGATCGATGTTTGATGAACTTCAATCTTGTATACATAATATTCGTTTACAGTACTGCTAATTGTATTTATGGATCTACATTAATATACGTGTAGGTACGCGTATAAGCACATCTATGTAAGCAAGACAATAGGACGTTGTACACGAATATATACTTGGAACAAATTGGGTTTTGAATCTTTAATATTCAATTGACTGATCAAATGTTTTAGCTACCTGAAGTTATTATCACATGTTAACATGATGATGTACATATATACGCATATTTTAAGGTAAGAAATGCTTTTGCTATCttgaatatatataacttaGAAGAAAATACTTATGGCCGTGTTGGTGTACTATATTTCATGATTTCAATGCTCTTGGGCGTATCATGTGGTTGAAGCCTTGAATTTAGgtcttggtttggtttgatattGAGTCATTGAGTACTAAAACATGAATTAAAGATAAATAGATCACCTGTATCTATCTGCAAAAATTACTGCGTCAATCATGTGGTACGCATTGTTTATGACGTTCTTGCAGTAGTACTTGACTGGCCGTCTGCTTTCCTATACACCTAAAAGACATCGCATCATGCTCAATTAGTCAATATTATTTCTAGTTAATTCTACTTAGAAATCAAATCGATCCAAATATGTAgtgttccttttctttctttcctttgttAAGACGGCCTGTTGCGGTAtgattcattatttttctatCGTCCTGTCTAATTTATCTTCCCGGAGCCTGGAGGGAGTAGTGGTTTAATTTGCAGctggtactatatatatagatgcatcATGCATGTCAGAGTTGATGCATGTCAAATCAGGTGGTGATAATTTGAACTGAGCTATGCTACATCATAAGCCTACAGTACACCACAgaccatatttaaaaaaataaaaaaaaaaagaatttatccttattaaattaattgaattttttctatttattacccagatgactaacacaagagggggtgatTTGAGttgtatcaaaaaaataacaattataaatcaaatatataatataaaatataaacaaaatatgaaataacaataaatataaagagaaacctattacacctttgaacaacaccgctacaaaggatccgtgtagaacaccttctacacttgcaatcaccttacatgtggtgattcaattattccccgtatagaatactttctacacatacaagggttatacacacatttttctgatacaagagctgatagtggttacgttatcagaaaacactcctcaattagtgaaataagaacaatacagcgcaaactatatctctcaaaatgaacaaggattaaagctcaatacttagagaagagagaatgaaagctttgaatgaatgttgtatgctctggatgttgtaaatgtaaaactctcaaatgatctatttataggcatatgagacttcatattcaaattaaaaaagattcacatatcaaagacaacatcattcactttttcaaaaaattcaaataaaaggttcttctttttcaattgtcaaagacaacatcattcatttttcaaaaacttcaaacttaatcttttacttttggcatatgacaaaaggagcacacttttcttttcaaacaaatcaaacctaatcttttactttttgcatatgataaaaggagcacactttacttttcaaaaaaatcaaacctaatcttttactttttgcatatgacaaaag
This is a stretch of genomic DNA from Carya illinoinensis cultivar Pawnee chromosome 3, C.illinoinensisPawnee_v1, whole genome shotgun sequence. It encodes these proteins:
- the LOC122302533 gene encoding CRM-domain containing factor CFM2, chloroplastic isoform X2, translated to MLLPFTHLHHPNSSIPSKPLFHQSRFPIIFFPSLLPKTLISPTPRSSSFLIRTSASASDTNTLPKSAIQRIADKLRSLGVTEETPSPNPGLNAGPDYETSAGEIFIPLPNRVPKRRVGFTIDRSWSTPENPVPEPGTGSAIAKYHEVRREVFKQKALERKDKKEKREERAPTLAELTLNEMELRRLRKIGIETRKKLKIGKAGITEGIVNGIHERWRHSEVVKIVCEDLCRKNMKRTHDLLERTTGGLVVWRSGSKIVLYRGANYKYPYFLSDEILPNEISTDALLDPNMDDGGSDKMESCSPSMVGVESSITSPTKTISQPKLIQGVGRQNRVRFQLPGEAQLAEVADRLLEGLGPRFTDWWGYDPLPVDADLLPAVVPGYRRPFRLLPYGVKPILTNDEMTTLKRLGRPMACHFALGRNRNLQGLAASIVKLWEKCEIAKIAVKRGVQNTNSEMMAAELKRLTGGVLLSRDSEFFVLYRGKDFLPLSVCSAIEERRRHGIHGEKERANCSTTVTTAPELKLGNAEGGSESELDGANYKEKGGISEQRMLRSTEAVIKRTSIKLSMALEKKAKAEKLLAELEEAEIPQAPEIDKEGITEEERNMLRKVGLRMKPFLLMGRRGIFDGTVENMHLHWKYRELVKVISKEKSIGAVHQEARTLEAESGGILVAVERVNKGYAIIVYRGKNYKRPASLRPQTLLNKREAMKRSLEAQRRKSLKLHVLKLNKNIDDLKLQLVKDKKVKEDMSRVQPTECSRSHAEVKYEHLSHPVISACHEENAEAKDKHGAHSASMNFNEGVNAPINNILQSTQQDEVIGLSAMSEGDPAGKVEIGSSESVSKETHANVFMDKNGEVGAAVSTSFPDNFMSEGKRHSAVVEDSAYDNKAKELSDKSVKTDSKPDRLTMENGSKMPHRALQLSNKERLLLRKQALKMKKRPVLAVGRSNIVTGVAKTIMAHFKKHPLAIVNVKGRAKGTSVQEVVFLLEQATGAVLVSQEPSKVILYRGWGAGDKPGHIEKKNARVAGEEGATQLTVSPELLAAIRLECGLQSYHKEEMAL
- the LOC122302533 gene encoding CRM-domain containing factor CFM2, chloroplastic isoform X3 yields the protein MLLPFTHLHHPNSSIPSKPLFHQSRFPIIFFPSLLPKTLISPTPRSSSFLIRTSASASDTNTLPKSAIQRIADKLRSLGVTEETPSPNPGLNAGPDYETSAGEIFIPLPNRVPKRRVGFTIDRSWSTPENPVPEPGTGSAIAKYHEVRREVFKQKALERKDKKEKREERAPTLAELTLNEMELRRLRKIGIETRKKLKIGKAGITEGIVNGIHERWRHSEVVKIVCEDLCRKNMKRTHDLLERTTGGLVVWRSGSKIVLYRGANYKYPYFLSDEILPNEISTDALLDPNMDDGGSDKMESCSPSMVGVESSITSPTKTISQPKLIQGVGRQNRVRFQLPGEAQLAEVADRLLEGLGPRFTDWWGYDPLPVDADLLPAVVPGYRRPFRLLPYGVKPILTNDEMTTLKRLGRPMACHFALGRNRNLQGLAASIVKLWEKCEIAKIAVKRGVQNTNSEMMAAELKRLTGGVLLSRDSEFFVLYRGKDFLPLSVCSAIEERRRHGIHGEKERANCSTTVTTAPELKLGNAEGGSESELDGANYKEKGGISEQRMLRSTEAVIKRTSIKLSMALEKKAKAEKLLAELEEAEIPQAPEIDKEGITEEERNMLRKVGLRMKPFLLMGRRGIFDGTVENMHLHWKYRELVKVISKEKSIGAVHQEARTLEAESGGILVAVERVNKGYAIIVYRGKNYKRPASLRPQTLLNKREAMKRSLEAQRRKSLKLHVLKLNKNIDDLKLQLVKDKKVNNIQSVDKLRNKFVKEDMSRVQPTECSRSHAEVKYEHLSHPVISACHEENAEDEVIGLSAMSEGDPAGKVEIGSSESVSKETHANVFMDKNGEVGAAVSTSFPDNFMSEGKRHSAVVEDSAYDNKAKELSDKSVKTDSKPDRLTMENGSKMPHRALQLSNKERLLLRKQALKMKKRPVLAVGRSNIVTGVAKTIMAHFKKHPLAIVNVKGRAKGTSVQEVVFLLEQATGAVLVSQEPSKVILYRGWGAGDKPGHIEKKNARVAGEEGATQLTVSPELLAAIRLECGLQSYHKEEMAL
- the LOC122302533 gene encoding CRM-domain containing factor CFM2, chloroplastic isoform X1 → MLLPFTHLHHPNSSIPSKPLFHQSRFPIIFFPSLLPKTLISPTPRSSSFLIRTSASASDTNTLPKSAIQRIADKLRSLGVTEETPSPNPGLNAGPDYETSAGEIFIPLPNRVPKRRVGFTIDRSWSTPENPVPEPGTGSAIAKYHEVRREVFKQKALERKDKKEKREERAPTLAELTLNEMELRRLRKIGIETRKKLKIGKAGITEGIVNGIHERWRHSEVVKIVCEDLCRKNMKRTHDLLERTTGGLVVWRSGSKIVLYRGANYKYPYFLSDEILPNEISTDALLDPNMDDGGSDKMESCSPSMVGVESSITSPTKTISQPKLIQGVGRQNRVRFQLPGEAQLAEVADRLLEGLGPRFTDWWGYDPLPVDADLLPAVVPGYRRPFRLLPYGVKPILTNDEMTTLKRLGRPMACHFALGRNRNLQGLAASIVKLWEKCEIAKIAVKRGVQNTNSEMMAAELKRLTGGVLLSRDSEFFVLYRGKDFLPLSVCSAIEERRRHGIHGEKERANCSTTVTTAPELKLGNAEGGSESELDGANYKEKGGISEQRMLRSTEAVIKRTSIKLSMALEKKAKAEKLLAELEEAEIPQAPEIDKEGITEEERNMLRKVGLRMKPFLLMGRRGIFDGTVENMHLHWKYRELVKVISKEKSIGAVHQEARTLEAESGGILVAVERVNKGYAIIVYRGKNYKRPASLRPQTLLNKREAMKRSLEAQRRKSLKLHVLKLNKNIDDLKLQLVKDKKVNNIQSVDKLRNKFVKEDMSRVQPTECSRSHAEVKYEHLSHPVISACHEENAEAKDKHGAHSASMNFNEGVNAPINNILQSTQQDEVIGLSAMSEGDPAGKVEIGSSESVSKETHANVFMDKNGEVGAAVSTSFPDNFMSEGKRHSAVVEDSAYDNKAKELSDKSVKTDSKPDRLTMENGSKMPHRALQLSNKERLLLRKQALKMKKRPVLAVGRSNIVTGVAKTIMAHFKKHPLAIVNVKGRAKGTSVQEVVFLLEQATGAVLVSQEPSKVILYRGWGAGDKPGHIEKKNARVAGEEGATQLTVSPELLAAIRLECGLQSYHKEEMAL
- the LOC122302533 gene encoding CRM-domain containing factor CFM2, chloroplastic isoform X4, with translation MLLPFTHLHHPNSSIPSKPLFHQSRFPIIFFPSLLPKTLISPTPRSSSFLIRTSASASDTNTLPKSAIQRIADKLRSLGVTEETPSPNPGLNAGPDYETSAGEIFIPLPNRVPKRRVGFTIDRSWSTPENPVPEPGTGSAIAKYHEVRREVFKQKALERKDKKEKREERAPTLAELTLNEMELRRLRKIGIETRKKLKIGKAGITEGIVNGIHERWRHSEVVKIVCEDLCRKNMKRTHDLLERTTGGLVVWRSGSKIVLYRGANYKYPYFLSDEILPNEISTDALLDPNMDDGGSDKMESCSPSMVGVESSITSPTKTISQPKLIQGVGRQNRVRFQLPGEAQLAEVADRLLEGLGPRFTDWWGYDPLPVDADLLPAVVPGYRRPFRLLPYGVKPILTNDEMTTLKRLGRPMACHFALGRNRNLQGLAASIVKLWEKCEIAKIAVKRGVQNTNSEMMAAELKRLTGGVLLSRDSEFFVLYRGKDFLPLSVCSAIEERRRHGIHGEKERANCSTTVTTAPELKLGNAEGGSESELDGANYKEKGGISEQRMLRSTEAVIKRTSIKLSMALEKKAKAEKLLAELEEAEIPQAPEIDKEGITEEERNMLRKVGLRMKPFLLMGRRGIFDGTVENMHLHWKYRELVKVISKEKSIGAVHQEARTLEAESGGILVAVERVNKGYAIIVYRGKNYKRPASLRPQTLLNKREAMKRSLEAQRRKSLKLHVLKLNKNIDDLKLQLVKDKKVKEDMSRVQPTECSRSHAEVKYEHLSHPVISACHEENAEDEVIGLSAMSEGDPAGKVEIGSSESVSKETHANVFMDKNGEVGAAVSTSFPDNFMSEGKRHSAVVEDSAYDNKAKELSDKSVKTDSKPDRLTMENGSKMPHRALQLSNKERLLLRKQALKMKKRPVLAVGRSNIVTGVAKTIMAHFKKHPLAIVNVKGRAKGTSVQEVVFLLEQATGAVLVSQEPSKVILYRGWGAGDKPGHIEKKNARVAGEEGATQLTVSPELLAAIRLECGLQSYHKEEMAL